In Methanomassiliicoccales archaeon, a genomic segment contains:
- the hgcB gene encoding mercury methylation ferredoxin HgcB has protein sequence MSFIEIGDEEIVFEPLNGEKNTLRYAEKRCIGCGVCSSVCPHGVFVQNGKKAVMRRYEACMECGACARNCPTAAIVVNSSVGCAAAMIRAALTGKGVDCEDLECC, from the coding sequence ATGAGCTTCATAGAGATTGGGGATGAGGAAATAGTATTCGAGCCGTTGAACGGTGAGAAGAACACCCTTCGCTACGCGGAGAAGAGATGCATTGGATGCGGAGTCTGCAGCTCAGTATGCCCGCACGGGGTGTTCGTGCAGAACGGGAAGAAAGCGGTCATGCGGCGGTACGAGGCGTGCATGGAATGCGGCGCCTGCGCTCGCAACTGCCCGACGGCAGCCATCGTGGTCAACAGCAGCGTGGGCTGCGCCGCTGCCATGATACGGGCCGCTCTCACCGGCAAAGGGGTGGATTGCGAGGACCTGGAGTGCTGCTGA